The Halomicrobium zhouii region CGACTCTCGCGGGTCGCGAAGCTGGCCATGTGGGGGTAGTCAGCGATCAGCCCGTCGACGCCGAGTTCGACGGGCGTCCTCGCTTCTCGCCAGCTATCGATCGTCCAGACGTTGACGTCCCGGCCGTCCTCGTGTGCGGTTTCGACGAGGTCCTGGTCCAGGACCCCGGTCGACGGGTTGACCGCTTCCGCGTCGAGTTCGCGGGCGATCGCCAGGTTCTCGTCCTTGTTCCCCCCGAATATCGGGGCCACCGCGACGTTCGGGTCGACGTCCCGGACTGCCCTGAGCGCGTCCGGGTCGAACGAGGAGGCGTAGTACTCGCCACGATACTGCGACGCGATCTCGAGTGTTCGCTCGGCGAACTCGGTCCAGGAGAGCGGGCCGGAATCCTTGAACTCGATGTTCATCGTCACCCTGGGCCACGCCGCGTCGAGCGTCTCGGCGAGCGTCGGGATCGTCTCGCCCGACTCCAGGACTTCCGCTTCCAGTACCGTCTCGGACGGCGTTTCGGCGACGAGTCCCTCCTCGTCGGTGAGGTCGTCGAGCGCCGCGTCGTGGAAGACGACGATCTCGCCGTCCGCAGTCGCTTCGACGTCGATCTCGATACGGTCGGCACCGAGGCGACACGACCCCTCGATGGCGGCGACCGTGTTCTGCGGATAGACGTCCCTGAATCCGCGGTGGGCCGTGATGGCGAGGTCGTCGTTTCGGCCTCGGCCCCGCCCCCAGTTTCTGGACGCCGATGCCGTCCCGCTGAGCGCCGCAGTGCCCAGCATCGCTCCAGTGGTCTTGAGAACGCCTCGTCGCGATACGTGCTTCGTCCGCCCCTCGGTATCCCGTGACATCGTCTGAACCAGGGACCAGTGAGCTAATCACCGTTTATATGACATCTATAGTCTGATATTTTTGGTAGTGACTGGTAACGACCTGCTAGCGATCCTTCGAGGGCGTGGAAGGGGAACGACGATTCGGTGCCGTGTTATCGAGATTCTCGGCTGGAGGAAAACGGACGAACAGAAGCAGCGTCGATAGTGGAACGGTCGAGTAACGGCATCGCGTACCGGGGCGGAATCACCCGAAACGGGTCGGCGGGGTTTCGATGTCGTCTTCGTCGACGCCCAGACACCGGGCGACGTCGGCAACCGACTTCGTCTCGAAGACGAAGTAGTCGGCCGGGACGGCGTCGACGATCTGACCATAGTCGGTGAGCGGCTCGTGGTCGTCGGCCGTGCCGTCGTTGTCGTGGAGGTGGCAGACCTGGATGCGGTCACCGAAGCGGTCGACGAAGTCGCGCCAGTGGTAGCCGCTCACCTTGGCGTGTCCGACGTCGAGTGTGACGCCAAGGTATTCGGGCAGGACGTTCGCCGCTCGGAGCGAGGATTCCAGGTCGTCTGGCGTCGTCGTGCAGCGCTGCTTCTCGTCGCTGACGGGCTGGTTCTCCAGGCAGAGCGGGACGCCGACGAACTGGGCGTACTCTGCGCACTCTCGCAGCGACCGGCGGGCGTTTTCGGCGGCCTTCTCCCTGACCCACGAGGGATAGCGATGCGGGACGGCACCGCCGTGGACGACGACGGCGCCCGCCCCGGCCGCCGCTGCATCGTCGAGCGTCTGCTTCACCTGGTCGACGGACGCTTCCCGGACGGCGTCGTTGAAACTTCCCATGTTCCAGTCGCGGAACGGTGCGTGATACGTGACGGACACGCCGTACCGGTCGGCAATAGTGCCGAGTTCCGCCGGCGAGGGCGCGTCGGGATGGCCGTGGAGGTACTCGCGCTTGAGCTCGACGTGGGAGAGCCCGAGCTCGGTGACGTACTCGACGAACTGCTCGACAGAGACGCCGAAGCGGACGTCCATCGCGGCGCCAACCGACGTCATCGCGTCCCCTCCGCCCGGTAGACTGGCTCGCCGGCGACGAACGCCCGCGACACCGTCGGCGTCGGCTCCCGGTCCACGACGACGAGGTCGGCGCGCGCGCCCGTCTCGATACGGCCGCGGTCCGGGAGCCCGGCCGCACTCGCCGGGTTCGCCGTCACTCTCGCGACTCGCTCGGGGAGCGGCTCGTCGGTCTCGACGAACGTCCCGGCCAGGAGCGAGAGCGGGTGGTAGTCGGCGACCAGCGCGTCGACGACCCCGGCCTCGATGGCGTCCGCGGTGGCGAGGTTCCCCCACTGACTCTCCCCGCGGACGAGGTTCGGTGCGCCCATCGTCACGGTCATCCCGAGCTCGTGGGCCCGTTCGGCCGTCGCCATCGTGATGGGGTACTCCGAGATGTCGACGCCCGCTTCGGCGAGGCGTTCGACCTCTGCGGGGTCCTCGTCGTCGTGGGACGCCGTGACGGCGCCGTTCGCGTGGGCACAGTCGACGACGCGTTCGATCCGCTCGCGGATGGTCGCCATCGAGACGTCGCCGCGCTCGGCGATCATCTGTTCGGCCTCCTCGACGGTGTGGTCGTGCGAATCCCGGTAGTACTGGAGGAACGCCTCCTCGTCCCGGAACTGCCCCTTGCCGGGGACGTGGCTCATGACCGAGACGAGGTCGGCGTTGCCGGCCTCGGTCACGTCGACGACGGCGTCGACGCACTCGGGCTGGGTGACTTCACAGCGCGCGTGGAGGCGGTGGTCGGCCAGCAGGTCGTCCGTCGACTCGATGGCGTCGGTCAGCTCGGCGCCGAGTTCGGGCGACCGGTCGGCGTCGGGGTCGATCTCGAAGGAGATGGCGTGGAACTTCGTCGTGATGCCCGCCGCGAGGTTCGCCCGGTCCGCCGCCGCCAGCGCCATGTGGGTGTCCATGCGCGCCCCCGCACGCGGGTGCAGGTGCGATTCGATGTCGTCGCCGTGGAGGTCGACCAGCCCCGGCAGGACGTACTGGCCGTCGGCGTCGACGGTCACGGCCCCGTTCTCGTCCACGTCACCGACGCCGACGATGCGGTCGCCCTCGATGCGGACGCCGCCCTCGACGACCGCGTCGGGCGTGACGACGGTCGCGTTCGTCACGGCGACGGCCGACGCGGAATCGGTCGGCAGTTCACCGGTGGACTGCGGTCGCTGGCTCACGCGACCACCGGAAGAGCGTCGCTCTTCCGAGGCCTCGTTCGCTTCACGCTGTTCGCTCACGCGACCACCTCCCCCTCCTCGGCGAACGCCTCGACCGGGACCACGCGTTGCAGTTCGCCCCCGTCGAGCACGGCCACGCGGTCGGCGACCCGTTCGACGACGTCGCGGTCGTGGAAGACGCCGACGACCGTCGTCTCCGCGTCCGTTGATTCGGATAGCAACTCGATGGCCGCCGTCCGCGTCTCGGGGTCGAGCGCACTGGTCGGCTCGTCGAGCAGGAGGAGCTCCGGTTCCGGCGCGAGCGCCTGCGCGAGGTTCACCCGCTGGCGCTCGCCGCCCGAGAACGTCGCCGGGTAGGCCTCCCACAGCTCTTCCGGGAGGCCGAGGGCGTCCAGTAGCTCGCGGGCGCGTTCGCGGGCGTCGGCCGCCGACACTCCGCGCTCCAGGAGCGGCCGCGCGACGACGTCGACGGCGGGGACGCGCGGAATCTCGTCGAGGAACTGCGACGCGTAGCCGAGCGTCGAGTTCCGGATGGCCATCACTGTGCGGTCGTCACAGGTCGCCAGGTCGACGTCCGCGGGGTGGTAGACCGTCGACCCGGCCGTCGGTTCGTACGTCCGGTAGAGACACTTCAGCAGCGAGGACTTGCCGCTGCCGGACTCGCCCACGACGGCGAGGAACTCGCCGCCGCGGACGGTGAACGATACGTCGTCGAGCCCGACGACCTGTTTGTCGCCGAGCGCGTGCATGTCGAAGGTCTTGGTGAGCCCCTCGACGGTGAGAACGTCGGTCATATGACTGAGTTGATGAGGGTCTGCGTGTACTCGTGGTGCGGGTCCTCCATGACGCGGTCCGTCAAGCCGGTCTCGACGACGCGCCCGTGGCGCATCACGAGCGTCCGGTCGGCCAGCAGCCTGACGACGCCGAGGTCGTGGCTGACGACGACGGCGGCCACGTCCTGCTCGCGCTGGATGCGCCGGAACATGTCCAGGACGCGGGCCTGGACGCTGACGTCGAGCCCGGTCGTCGGTTCGTCCAGGATCACCACGTCCGGGTCGGTGGCCAGCGCGCGAGCGATCTGGACGCGCCGTTGCATCCCACCGCTGTACGTCTCCGTCGGGTCGTCCATCCGCTCGACCGGGACCTCCGTCTCTTCGAAGAGGTCGCGGACGCGGTCGCGGACGTCCCCGTAGTTGCGCCAGCCGGCGGCGAGCAGCTTCTCGGCGACGTTGCCGCCGCCGGTGAACGACAGGTTCAGCCCGTCGCGGACGTGCTGGTGGACGAGGCCGACCGCGCCGTTCCGGAGCCGGTGACGCGTCTCGTAGTCGGCGTCCAGGAGGTTGCCGTCGTGGCCGTCGAGTCGGACGTCACCGCTGGCCTGCCCATCGGCCGCGCGTTCGAGCGCGAGTAGCTCCGCGACGCTGGACTTCCCCGAGCCGGACTCGCCGACGACGCCCAGCACCTTGCCGGGCTCGACGTCGAGCGAGACGTCGGCACAGGCCACCACGGCGCCGCATTCGGGACACTGGTTCGTCCCCGCGTCGTCGCCGGTTAGTTCGACGCAGTCGCCACAGGAGTCGCCGTAGACCCGCCGCAGGCCGCTGGCGTCCAGGAGCGTCACGCGTCGTCACCTCCGTTCGTAGCCATCTCATCAGCCGTCGGCCCGCCCGGCGTCCCTGGCCCCCAGTCCACCCCGTCGCGGTCGAGGTGGTGGTCCTTGGCCAGGCCGGGCTCGTCCTGCCGTTTCAGGCAGAAGCTGGTGTCGTTGCAGACGTACAGCCGGTCGCCTTCCCCGGTCTCGATCTCGGTGAGGTACGTGTCCGTCGACCCGCAGGAGCGACACGCCTGGTCGGGGAACCGCTCGACCTGGAACGATTTGTCTGCGAACGCCAGAGGCTCGACGTCGGTGTGGGGCGGCACCGCGTAGATGCGGGCCTCGCGACCGGCCGCGAAGACGAACAGGTTGTCCGCGTCGTCCAGTTTCGGCACGTCCCAGCGCGGGATGGGCGATGGGTCCATCAGGTAGCGCCCGGCGACCATCGTCGGGTACCGGGCCGCGATCTGGATCTCGCCCCACTCGACGACGTTCTCGTAGAGGTGGACCCACATCTTGCCGTAGTTCGCGTGGGCGTGACGCCGGCGGTTCGCCGCGTCGGAGGAGTCGACCTTCCGGAGCGCGTCGGTGATGGGTACCTGGAGGACGAGGATCTGGTCCTCGTCCAGGACTTCCTCTGGGATCCGGTGACGGGTCTGGATCACGTCGGCCTCCGTCGTGTCGGTCGTCGTCTCGACCTCGGCGGTCGTCTCCGCGAGGCGGCGGACGTTGGCGGCGTTGACGCTCTCGTCGCTCCCCTGGTCGATGACCTTGAACGCGTCGTCGGGCCCGAGGAGGGAGAGCGACGCCTGGATGCCGCCGGTGCCCCACCCGCGAGCGAGTGGCATCGGCCGGGACGCGAAGGGCACCTGGTGGCCCGGGATGGCGATGCCCTTCAGGATGGCTCGCCGGACCTCGCGCTTGGTGTGCTCGTCGAGGTAGGCGTAGTTGTACCCCGAGAGCCCCTCGCCGGAGAGGTCGTCGACGGCGTCCGCGACGGACGACGCCGCGACCGCCGTCCCGCTCTCGGTGGCGGCTGCCGGATCGGTCCCGTCGGCCGCGTCCGCTTCCGTGTCAGTCATCGTCGCTCACCTCCGGGGCGGCCACGGCGTCGTCGGCTGCCGGTTCGTCTCTCTCATCGGCGGGGGACTCGTCCGCCGTCTCGGCTCCCGCGTCGAGCCCACGGCCCTCCCGGACGGCGCGGATGCGGTCGAGGATGCTCTGGAAGGTGACGTAGTGGGGGAGTTTGAGGTGCTCGATGAAGCCAAAGGAGTCCAGCCCGTCGACGGCGTCGAGGACGAACTCGGCGTTCTCGGCGGGCTCCGCTTCGCTATCGAGCTGGATCGACGCGTCGAGGATGGTCATCGCGATGGTCTTGCGCTCGTTCCGGCCGAAGGTGAGGCCGTAGCCGAAGGCGAACTGCGGGTCGTCGCGCTTGGCGTACACGGGCACGACGGCCTCGGACTCGCTCACCTCGACGTCGGTGACCCGGACGTCGTCGCCGGTGTATGGGTGGGTGATCCGGACGGGGAGCTTCCCGACCCGGACCTCGGCGAGCGTCGGGTGGACCTGGCCGTAGCCGCGCATGGCCGAGTAGCCCAGCGCGGTGACGGCGCCGGTCTCGCCGCGGGCGAGTTCCTGGAGCACCTCGTCCCGGTCCGCGGGGTGGGTGACCGGTTCGCGCGTCGTGTCGGTCGGCTCGTCGAACTCGTCTGCGTCGGCCGCTGGCTCGTGAACGAGCCCTTCGGACCGGAGGACGTCCATGACGTTCTGTACCGTGGTCGGCTCCGCGTCAGGGAGGTCCCAGTCCGCGGTCGGGTCGGTCTCGTCCGCACCGTCGATGTCGAAGTCGAGCAGGCGCTGGGTGTAGTCCTTGGTCGGGCCGAGTATCTGGCCGCCGGGGACGTCCTTGTACGCCGGCGATACTCGGCGCGTCGCGAACAGCTCCGACGGGTCGACCGGGTCTGTCTCGTCCCACCGCTCCAGCGTCGAGCGATAGGCCTGCAGGAGGAACGACGCCTCGACGGTGTCGCCCTGTGCCTGGATCACCGCGAGCGCAGCGAGTCGCGGCGCGTACAGCCCGCCCTCGCTCATCGCCTGGGAAGTGAGTCGCGAGAGCTGGCCGTCGACCTGGTCGACGGAGAGCGACGGTTCGTCCGCGTCGAGGCGCTGCTTCTCGAAGAGGTCCTCGGCGCGTTCGATGATCTCCTCGCCGGCCGTGACGGCAACGTAGCCCACTTACACCACCTCCAGCTCGTTCGACCGCGGAATCGCCGCCACGCGCCTCTCACTCGCCAGGTAGGCGTCGACGCCGCGGGGATAGGTCGACTGGGCCTCCCGGAGCCGTTCGAGTTCGCCGGCAGGGAGGCCGACGCTAAGCCGGCGCGTCCCGTCGACGCCAGGTCCGGTCAGTTCGACAATCGTGAGCGCGCTGTCCGAGCCCGCTTCGAGTCCGTCGACCCGATAGACGACGGTCGCACCGTCGCTCGGTTCGACAAGCGACCCACGGCTGCACTCGCGGACGTCCCAGTCGGGCTGGCCGTGGGTGTGAAGCAGGTCGGCCTCGGCCGGCTCGGCCGGGTCGAACCGACCCCGACTCTCCAGTGCCGACCGGAGTGCATCGTCGTCGGTCCAGGTTCTGACTTCGTGGTCGACGACCGTGGCGAGGATCGCGTGACCTGCGGGCGTCGTCCCGACGTCGGCGACGGTCCCGGGCCGACTCGTCGCGTCGCACAGAGCGCGAAACGTGGCCCGCGTATCGTGAACGGGGTCGATGCCGAGCGCTCTCACAGGTCGTCCTCCATCGTCTCGAACTCGACGGTCGTGTGGCGACTCTCCGCCCACGTCTGTTCGCGCTCGTGTTGGTACTCCTCGCCTGCCTGTTCGAGGACGGCGACGGCCTCGTCGGCGATCGGGTGGCCGTCGGCGACGGCGGCATCGACGATGGCCCCGGAGAGTGCTGCGCGCTCGGCTTTGCCCGGAACCATCGCGAATCCTCGCTCGCCGTCGAGGGAGACCTCCGCGGGCGTGACGACGACCTCGCCGAGGTTGAACGGCCGACGCTCGACGGGTTCGACGACGCGCTGCATCACGAGCTGTGGCCGCGGTTCCTGGAGTACGTCGAGCGTCGGGTCGCCGGCGAGCACCTGGTCGGCGACGGATTCGAGGGCGTCGCCGTCGCAGGCGGCGATCAGTTCGAAGCGGTCCGACCGGTCGTGTGGATCGTCCATGTGATCGAGCGGACCCACCCGAATGAACCCGATAAGCCTTCACTGCGTACTCTCCATCGCTGCCAGCGTGGGCCGGTTCGATCCATCCCCTCGATCGAGCGGTCCGGACTAGTATGGACCCGTGTTCCAGAATCGCTGATCGAGACAGAGAGGGAGTCGGGTGGACAGGTCTCTCCGGACTTTACGCAGCAAACGGTTATTCTACCCACTCCGGGCCGTTCAGGTGATGTTGGACGAGACCAGTACCGACGGATCGGTTGGACGGAAACGGACAGACGGGATGGACTCGCGACGGGTGAGCCG contains the following coding sequences:
- a CDS encoding glycerophosphodiester phosphodiesterase, which gives rise to MSRDTEGRTKHVSRRGVLKTTGAMLGTAALSGTASASRNWGRGRGRNDDLAITAHRGFRDVYPQNTVAAIEGSCRLGADRIEIDVEATADGEIVVFHDAALDDLTDEEGLVAETPSETVLEAEVLESGETIPTLAETLDAAWPRVTMNIEFKDSGPLSWTEFAERTLEIASQYRGEYYASSFDPDALRAVRDVDPNVAVAPIFGGNKDENLAIARELDAEAVNPSTGVLDQDLVETAHEDGRDVNVWTIDSWREARTPVELGVDGLIADYPHMASFATRESRGDRPGRGRRGH
- a CDS encoding sugar phosphate isomerase/epimerase family protein; this translates as MTSVGAAMDVRFGVSVEQFVEYVTELGLSHVELKREYLHGHPDAPSPAELGTIADRYGVSVTYHAPFRDWNMGSFNDAVREASVDQVKQTLDDAAAAGAGAVVVHGGAVPHRYPSWVREKAAENARRSLRECAEYAQFVGVPLCLENQPVSDEKQRCTTTPDDLESSLRAANVLPEYLGVTLDVGHAKVSGYHWRDFVDRFGDRIQVCHLHDNDGTADDHEPLTDYGQIVDAVPADYFVFETKSVADVARCLGVDEDDIETPPTRFG
- a CDS encoding alpha-D-ribose 1-methylphosphonate 5-triphosphate diphosphatase produces the protein MSEQREANEASEERRSSGGRVSQRPQSTGELPTDSASAVAVTNATVVTPDAVVEGGVRIEGDRIVGVGDVDENGAVTVDADGQYVLPGLVDLHGDDIESHLHPRAGARMDTHMALAAADRANLAAGITTKFHAISFEIDPDADRSPELGAELTDAIESTDDLLADHRLHARCEVTQPECVDAVVDVTEAGNADLVSVMSHVPGKGQFRDEEAFLQYYRDSHDHTVEEAEQMIAERGDVSMATIRERIERVVDCAHANGAVTASHDDEDPAEVERLAEAGVDISEYPITMATAERAHELGMTVTMGAPNLVRGESQWGNLATADAIEAGVVDALVADYHPLSLLAGTFVETDEPLPERVARVTANPASAAGLPDRGRIETGARADLVVVDREPTPTVSRAFVAGEPVYRAEGTR
- a CDS encoding phosphonate C-P lyase system protein PhnL, translated to MTDVLTVEGLTKTFDMHALGDKQVVGLDDVSFTVRGGEFLAVVGESGSGKSSLLKCLYRTYEPTAGSTVYHPADVDLATCDDRTVMAIRNSTLGYASQFLDEIPRVPAVDVVARPLLERGVSAADARERARELLDALGLPEELWEAYPATFSGGERQRVNLAQALAPEPELLLLDEPTSALDPETRTAAIELLSESTDAETTVVGVFHDRDVVERVADRVAVLDGGELQRVVPVEAFAEEGEVVA
- a CDS encoding ATP-binding cassette domain-containing protein gives rise to the protein MTLLDASGLRRVYGDSCGDCVELTGDDAGTNQCPECGAVVACADVSLDVEPGKVLGVVGESGSGKSSVAELLALERAADGQASGDVRLDGHDGNLLDADYETRHRLRNGAVGLVHQHVRDGLNLSFTGGGNVAEKLLAAGWRNYGDVRDRVRDLFEETEVPVERMDDPTETYSGGMQRRVQIARALATDPDVVILDEPTTGLDVSVQARVLDMFRRIQREQDVAAVVVSHDLGVVRLLADRTLVMRHGRVVETGLTDRVMEDPHHEYTQTLINSVI
- a CDS encoding alpha-D-ribose 1-methylphosphonate 5-phosphate C-P-lyase PhnJ — encoded protein: MTDTEADAADGTDPAAATESGTAVAASSVADAVDDLSGEGLSGYNYAYLDEHTKREVRRAILKGIAIPGHQVPFASRPMPLARGWGTGGIQASLSLLGPDDAFKVIDQGSDESVNAANVRRLAETTAEVETTTDTTEADVIQTRHRIPEEVLDEDQILVLQVPITDALRKVDSSDAANRRRHAHANYGKMWVHLYENVVEWGEIQIAARYPTMVAGRYLMDPSPIPRWDVPKLDDADNLFVFAAGREARIYAVPPHTDVEPLAFADKSFQVERFPDQACRSCGSTDTYLTEIETGEGDRLYVCNDTSFCLKRQDEPGLAKDHHLDRDGVDWGPGTPGGPTADEMATNGGDDA
- a CDS encoding carbon-phosphorus lyase complex subunit PhnI — translated: MGYVAVTAGEEIIERAEDLFEKQRLDADEPSLSVDQVDGQLSRLTSQAMSEGGLYAPRLAALAVIQAQGDTVEASFLLQAYRSTLERWDETDPVDPSELFATRRVSPAYKDVPGGQILGPTKDYTQRLLDFDIDGADETDPTADWDLPDAEPTTVQNVMDVLRSEGLVHEPAADADEFDEPTDTTREPVTHPADRDEVLQELARGETGAVTALGYSAMRGYGQVHPTLAEVRVGKLPVRITHPYTGDDVRVTDVEVSESEAVVPVYAKRDDPQFAFGYGLTFGRNERKTIAMTILDASIQLDSEAEPAENAEFVLDAVDGLDSFGFIEHLKLPHYVTFQSILDRIRAVREGRGLDAGAETADESPADERDEPAADDAVAAPEVSDDD
- the phnH gene encoding phosphonate C-P lyase system protein PhnH, with the translated sequence MRALGIDPVHDTRATFRALCDATSRPGTVADVGTTPAGHAILATVVDHEVRTWTDDDALRSALESRGRFDPAEPAEADLLHTHGQPDWDVRECSRGSLVEPSDGATVVYRVDGLEAGSDSALTIVELTGPGVDGTRRLSVGLPAGELERLREAQSTYPRGVDAYLASERRVAAIPRSNELEVV
- the phnG gene encoding phosphonate C-P lyase system protein PhnG gives rise to the protein MDDPHDRSDRFELIAACDGDALESVADQVLAGDPTLDVLQEPRPQLVMQRVVEPVERRPFNLGEVVVTPAEVSLDGERGFAMVPGKAERAALSGAIVDAAVADGHPIADEAVAVLEQAGEEYQHEREQTWAESRHTTVEFETMEDDL